One Arachis hypogaea cultivar Tifrunner chromosome 18, arahy.Tifrunner.gnm2.J5K5, whole genome shotgun sequence genomic window, ATACAAAATACGCTCCTCCTAAAACTCCTGGAGTTGATGATGTAAGTTTGAATCTCGTATTAcatgtttaaatataatttgtagACATTTATGAGATTTAAGCTTATTCAAAAGCTTTTGTcgaattgtttaaaatttttagcTTACTGGCGAACCTCTTATTCAACGCAAGGATGATACTGCAGCTGTTCTTAAATCAAGATTGGAGGCATTCCACAAACAAACCGAACCAGTATGATTTTCAATGCTAATGTTATTTTGGTTTTAAATCATGAATGATATATTTAATCTTTGTTTATACTTTGACGCATTCTACAAAATAAATTTGTTTATTGGATATGCAGGTTATTGATTACTATGCAAAGAAGGGTATGGTTGCTAATCTTCGTGCTGAGAAGCCTCCCAAAGAGGTGACAGCTGAAGTTGAGAAGGTGCTTTCTTCCTAGGGATCCTATTGAGcatgatatataattgttttgccgttgaaaattggttttgctaattttgtattttaaaatattttctgaaactCTAACCTTTCACCTTTTTTACtgatttattttggaaaaaaattcaaattcgGCTATTCTCAAACTCAAATCAAGAGAGTTACTTTTTACTTGGATGAAATAAAGTTTAATTAACGGTGACTATTCTGGATATTTTTATGGAACCAATTCAGTAGTTTTgcatgatttttttgtttttgaacgtTAGTGTTGCTTGAATGTTATCTCATGTTATTTACACCCAAGTATATTATTGGGTAGGTTGCTTGTGGAAACATGTTATTTCCaatgatttctttatttttactttttggtCTTCAAATGAATTATAGCTTACCAGGCAGAGCTTGGTTATGACGTCGAAATGGGTAAATATAAACAGATAAAGTCGTTTAGCTTTAGATATTACATTGGAacatatatattttgtataacaTTATGAGTTTACATTACCCACAAATTGGAAAAGGATCTTCTCcagtttttttaacaattgatagAATACAGTGTGATTGGTTAGATTGAACACTGGATACCATCCAGTTTTTTTCTCACTTGAGAGGATCCACTCCCCCCACAAATCAGATCACTAAGGACTTGGAGATACCTGTCTTAGAACATAAATCCAACCATAATTCACTTCAATCAAGATATTCAAGTTTATTTTCTAGACATTTGTTTTTGTTCAAAGATTACTTTTGTAACATTGATTTGGTACATAGGGCAAGCTTTTCTAACTATTGGAGCCTATAGACATTGAAAAACGCAGTGACATAATGATTAATGTTGCAAACGCGTTTCATTTGTGGTTAGCTCTTTAATTCTttgaagaactccagcaataaaAAGGAGATTGATTTATTACCATGCGGCCTAAATCTAGGATGTTTCGGATGGGAAGTGTTTTTTTCCCTGGTTATGTTGGGCCAGCACATGACCACAAAAAAACAGAAAAGGCGATTGATTAAATGATTACTCACAACTATCAACTGAAATCTTACCTCATTTACCCCATGCATACTGTATTAAATTATCTAGATCCTGAAATTTCAAAATTAGCTGTGAACACTTTGTTTTTTTCTATTAATCCCTTAAACATACATATATTACGGCTTAGTTTGGTATTTGGgctaacttttaaaagatggttttttaaaatcacaagcaacaacaattgcatttggtaaaatagcttttaaaatttaaaaatactataatagacataaatgcaagtattaaatttgaaaattagttaacatatgaggttatattagatttttaaattttcaaaagcacaagccaactttgaaaagttctatcttaggtgctttcaaaagtattCCGATCTTTTAAAAGTtgcaagcacaagcacatgatcttttttatttaccaaatacaAAATGAGGAGCTTGAGCTTTTATAAAGGACAAACACCACTTCGAAAAGCTTTACCAAATCAAGCCTACGTCCAGACACTAGAATTAACTCTAATTATAAAAGAGCTCTCctgttatgataaaaaaaaaatccctaaaaaatccctAAGTTTTTACTACTATCAACTGTTTATTCCTCTATTTgaaaaagcaaataaataaataattccacTCTAAATCATTAAAATCGCCAAAAAGAGAAGTGTAGGCGACAAGAATAATCTTATTTTCTCCAGAATTAAATGTTTTGTCGTACTAAAACTACAGCATACTTAAAAATTGATTATTCAATTAGGGGCCACGGTCACTTGTATTTCAATAGAGGCCTTCAATTACTCCTATCTTTAATACAACACCATAATGGCTATCTGACTAttgtaaattgaaaattttgtaaaaattagaaaatctagatatcattttttttttaaatttttttatgtgctTTTAAATGTTTTAGAATAATTAGATCAAATGCATAAATTATTTACCAttttaaaaaagtatattttgtttaaattaaaatGACATTTAGATtatcaaaatatcatttcttattttaaatttaaaaaagtatttcataaaatattaaatctttttaaaaactaaaataataatttagtgaacaaaagaaagaaaaaaacacgTGGGATATAGATAAaggaacttttttttattttcttctatgcATATAGTTAAAGCGTTACTCAATGGCATGTTAAATTACACAAATACTACTTGTACTacattctttattttataaaaaataaatactttatatgCTCAATTTAATTAGGAAACGAACCCCTTTTTTCACTCATCAACTTATATATATAACACTTGATAAAATAttaaccataataaaaaaaattattcaataaaattggttttttttttttttttctttaccatCAAATGTCCTGGTCAAACTcccattttaataaaatattagcaAATCTCACATTTCCATACTTTATTTCGCTCCCCAATCCTAACACCATAATCAGTTAATCACGTCTCATCACATAATCCAAACTCTAATCACTGTTCAAAAGACTGAAAGGAACACACAGAAAAAACTCACACAccactttcctttcttcttctttttcttaactCCAACAAAAATGGCCAACAGCCAAACACGCCCTAACTCCACCACCGTAGATCCAAACAGTGGTTTCAACCCACATTCCAGAACCTTCCACAGCCTCCGCCCTAACGTCCCCCTCCCTCCGCCCTCTCAGCCTCTCTCAATCACCGAATACGCACTCTCTCTCATCCCCTCCGCCGCCACCTCCACCGACGGCGCAACTACTGCTCTCATCGACGCCGCCGCGGACATCCGCCTCTCCTACCCTCTCCTCCTCCGCCGCATAAAATCCCTCTCaatctccctccaatccttcacACCACTCAAAAAAGGACACGTGGCACTCATACTCACCCCTCCTTCCGTACACGTTCCCGTTCTCTATTTTTCCCTCTTATCCCTCGGAATCGTTATTTCTCCCGCCAACCCTCTCAGCTCCCCGGCCGAGTTAACTCACCTCATCCAACTCGTGAACCCTGAAATCGCCTTCACAACTTCCAAAACTGCCGCTAAAATCCCCAAACTACCCCTCGGCCCCATCCTCCTCGACTCGCCGGAGTTCCTCTCCATGCTCGAGAACAACGAGTCAGTAACTAGCGAACTCGAACGAGTCGAGGTGAGTCAGTCAGAGCCAGCAGCGATTCTCTTCTCTTCCGGAACCACGGGAAGAGTGAAAGGGGTTCTCCTCACACACGGGAACCTCATCGCTCTAATTGGAGGGTTCTGCCACCTGAAACACATGACGGAGGCGCCAGAAGAGTCACCGGAGGAGGAGAACTGGGTGGCACTGGTGACGGTGCCGTTGTTCCACGTGTTCGGGTTCTTCATGCTGATAAGAGGCTTAGCGATGGGTGAAACGATGGTTCTAATGGAGAGGTTCGATTTCGAAGGGATGCTGAGGGCGGTGGAGAAATACAAGGTGAATTACATGCCAGTGTCGCCGCCGCTGGTGGTGGCGCTGACGAAGTCGGAGGTGGCAAGAAAGTATGATCTGAGTTCGTTGCGGTTGTTAGGGTCCGGTGGAGCTCCGCTGGGAAAAGAGGTGGCGGAGAGTTTCGGTGCTAAGTTCCCCAACGTGGAAATTGTGGAGGTAAGGGTTACACACTTTTtggctcttttattttattttattatttgttttttccaAAATATCTACTATCATGCTCatagtttaattaaaattatgaatttaattttgatatatttttagtataaaataattttatacgtatatatatatattttttttaccaaagatatgaagACTCGAACCCGCGACCTCTTAAATGAGTATGGTGAgtttatgtcatttgagctattactcattggcatatATACGTATATAAGCGTATCTAAAAGAATAGATGTAATTAtataattgtataaatattttttcagtatattaaaattaaatttagtgtctgattatatttctaatatattaaatatatgaaaattgaaaaaaaaaatcattcttatttttctaattaatgtTTTTAAGATATTTGTTAACTATaatgtatattttaaatttttaatatagaaAAAACAAACAGAAAAGTTATTACTATATATCTCGGTTTTCATTTGAAGCTTCGCATTAAATGTAATGATGACTTAATCGTTAATATTATTACTATCGTTTTGATCAAAATAATTTACTGCTTATAAAGAaatcaacaaaaaagaaaatgatatATCTTGCAACTCTAAATATTATAAGATTCTGGACAAAAAAACCttcaaaagctttaattattttgaaatagTGATTTtataataaactgaaacaaattatagtgagaaagtatagggagtcaatggcctaagcgtacaatgtgtataatggaggtttaaaaagtattagagatatgaccattagtgttacattgtctcATCGAATTACGCTTTTGGGATGAATGGTTTCATGATAatgtattagagttctagatctgaaaggtcaagagttcgattttTGGTAAATCCCAAAAtcttgggatgagtggttttatgacatgagatgtttattatccctggtattCGAATgtttataaaatacatgttaaaatataaatacacattgaaaataaattaaaccacatatgtatttatacacaaatatattggtggctgattttagtgtacaagtatttttctttttttttaatgtacaaTAAGAGGCTAAGCACATGAAAAAGTGTAATTGTTAGGTGTGATTTTTATTGTTTACTTTACAATTacgataaaatatatatatatatatatatatatatatatatatataaaatgcgTGTGATAAAAGATTATATTTAGTAAGATTAATTGACAAAGAATTTAGAAAATTCTGTTAAAAAACCAAAATGGGTTTGACAAATGACAATATATTGTTTTTTTCAGTTATAGTGTGTTGCTTGTGGTTGAAGGTGGTGGGggttatattttttcttatatatgATGACGACGTATAATAGCCAATAGGACCACTAAGGGTGTGGTAATGGCCCTCCCTATTTTGCATGTGTGCTGATGAATATCTAGCTGACGTGCATGAGTATGACACCTGAATTGtgtagttttgatttttttttttcttatagcaAACTATATTAACTAACTATACCTACTAAGACTTTATGCCTTTAtggttatataaaataataataataatcagaaGAAGGTCACAGGTGTCGGCGTTGATCTAATCCAAATGCTCTTGTAGCTTGCAAATGTGAAATAATAAGCATTATTTTAGTTATTCAATTAGAAAAAAGATTCTTTAACTTAGCTGAAGTTGCAAAAGCCAAAAATACCTTATATATTTCGGGAAAAtgtatgtgtgtatatatatataatattctctTACACCGATGAcagaatattatttttgtttatatcaACAAATTAGCTATGATcatacattttaatttatttacttttttttatattttttaaggtaTTACTAATCAGTATAAGAGTTGATTAGAAAAAGTACTTAAGATGGATTATTTTCCGGTACAGACGTAAAGTGTATATGCTTTTGATAACTAGGATCCAAAAAGCAAAAACTCTATTTCTTTCCACCGAAAAGTGATGCAAAGTTGTGTAAGTTTATTACTTTAAGGGTATGGTTAACATgcagttttaaaaatatattttagaagtactataaaaagaaatagaaaaattataGAGAATTAAGTAGTTATTATTTGTTAatcttttattgtaaaattatttttttaaaaagtttaagatatacaaattaaagtttattatttaaaattttttatttagatttaaaattaaaaaatagttaatattaattgaaaaaattaacttcttaattgaatttaaagaaaaattttattataagttattaaaaatatcatttcttTCTACATTTTTATACattgaatatattaaaaaattttaaaaattattatttatactattaaaatatattttaaagacaCAAGATAGTTAAATTTTTATCCATGAAATCACTCTTTGCTttcaacaattttaaaaataatttagagatatatatttgtacataatattttatcataaaaattacaaatatacaTGTATGTGTATGTGTGTTATTTTAATAgtctattataatatattaaaataaattttattatttttctattaccaaGGTTTTAAAGTTCCGAGAAAGTATTAAACTTCTTACACACATATTAGCTGCATGCTCGTATAAATATCGTCAGCATTAGTTTATCAAGTGCTTGgcttttttcataattttaagtATATTAATACTTGCTGAAGGATTCGAGTGTATCAGATACAGCGGTGTTTTAATAATTCTAAATATTCAtctcatttataaaaaaatatatataatatatattaattaaaattaataattaagattaTTGGAATATTAGTAATTTAGAtacattttaaaactttttaatactttatttatttagtcTCCGGTCctctattttcaattttttttggattgtCCATTGCTAGAATTAGGACTAGAAGTGAGCTGAATCATACCAAATTCAAGTTCGACTCACGATTCAACTCATTAATAATCGAACCTATTTATAAAGCTCAAGCTCGATTTACCAAAAAACTCATGAACTGATTCGATTTCACAAGTTGACTCAAATAACATGAATATAACCTATAAttctatataaatattaaaataaattataatttattataaaagtaTTAATTATCTATATTGTCTATCGATTAATAATCATTTTTGTCTTGTATcacaattatatataaaatttatatatgtatttcaGTATttgtgtaaaattatatattataattataaaatataatatgaaatatataatatatattaatagaaataatcataataacttttatatatatatatatatatatatatatatatatatatattacgaaTTAATATGATAAGTCTACCTAAATTCAGACTCAATTCATTTAATATATAAGCTCAAATTTAGACTCAAGCTTAGTTCCAAACTCATAAACCTTATCAAATTATTAACAAGTCTAGCTTGCTTGACTCTAATTAGAATATATAAATAAGCATTAAAAAGGTACTAATATAGTAATAAGCATGCTTAAAGATGTCTCACAATTTCGTACTTTCATTATTGCACTACACTTGCTTTTTCAAGTTGAGTATAACACGCCAACTTAATGgaacaaatattttaattaaagggGGTTTTGATTGTTTAGCATTAATCATTGACTTTTGTtccataaataaaattaaaaaaagcaatGACTTTAGTTACATTTGTTGTCATGGTCTTCCTTGTAGTATCCCATTTATCtggatatattttaaaaaaatatatatcttttttctCATGCATTATGTCAGGATACATTTACTTCATAGATTTTGGTGTGATGTGAATTTTCTATACTAATATCTAAGCTTTTATTTGTCAGCCATGGAATGATTTGAAGGTTGATCAACATTCATATTTCTATCTATGTAACTGCATAATGATATTTCTTAAATTGGACTAGAAAGCATTGTCAACTTGCTAACTtactttttcagtttttttttttttttatttcttgttaattacaGTTTTGATTTAGTGTTAGTTACTGGGAATAGATTCTGCCAACTGAAAAATCCACTTGATCATTTTCACCGTTGATTCATTCTTTTTTATCTAGTTATTTTTCATCATGTAGGGGTATGGTCTAACTGAAAGTTCAGGAGGAGCAGCAAGGATGATAGGAACTGATGAGGCGAAACGACATGGTTCTGTTGGTCGATTAGCTGAGCAAATGGAGGCTAAGATAGTTGATCCTATCACCGGCGAATCGTTGCCTCCAGGCCGCCGAGGAGAGCTATGGTTGCGTGGACCAACAATCATGAAAGGTTATGTGGGAGATGAAGATGCCACTGCTCAAACATTAGATTCAGAGGGATGGTTGAAGACTGGTGATCTTTGTTATTTTGATTCTGATGGTTATCTCTACATTGTGGATAgactcaaggaattgatcaaatACAAAGCTTATCAGGTTATgtattttagtgttatttttccATTGTTGAATAACAAATTCACCTTTTTTCCCTATACTTTCTCATTATTTATAT contains:
- the LOC112771695 gene encoding 4-coumarate--CoA ligase-like 9, with product MANSQTRPNSTTVDPNSGFNPHSRTFHSLRPNVPLPPPSQPLSITEYALSLIPSAATSTDGATTALIDAAADIRLSYPLLLRRIKSLSISLQSFTPLKKGHVALILTPPSVHVPVLYFSLLSLGIVISPANPLSSPAELTHLIQLVNPEIAFTTSKTAAKIPKLPLGPILLDSPEFLSMLENNESVTSELERVEVSQSEPAAILFSSGTTGRVKGVLLTHGNLIALIGGFCHLKHMTEAPEESPEEENWVALVTVPLFHVFGFFMLIRGLAMGETMVLMERFDFEGMLRAVEKYKVNYMPVSPPLVVALTKSEVARKYDLSSLRLLGSGGAPLGKEVAESFGAKFPNVEIVEGYGLTESSGGAARMIGTDEAKRHGSVGRLAEQMEAKIVDPITGESLPPGRRGELWLRGPTIMKGYVGDEDATAQTLDSEGWLKTGDLCYFDSDGYLYIVDRLKELIKYKAYQVPPAELENILHNNPEIADAAVVPYPDEEAGQIPMAFVVRKPGSSINAAEVMEFVAKQVSPYKKIRRVSFINSIPKSPAGKILRRQLVDLALTSGSSKL